One stretch of Streptomyces sp. 135 DNA includes these proteins:
- a CDS encoding beta-N-acetylglucosaminidase domain-containing protein, whose amino-acid sequence MQVRRRKGAVAIAAAVIASALGGAPGAMAAPGPGGPSAPATSPDGGSDGIGSGDRGSGVALPSVWPRPQSMDAAGSAVTVRDDVVLVTPTYDGRGGRGDRSDRSGTLGEDSGDAFDPYALEALREVLHDAGARRVTEVREGEPLPMGGALVVRVGGPGAERALRGLGAGERGDLPSGGYRLAVGRVDGRDTVALAGAGEDGLFHGVQTLRQLTGGAGPAKGARTLPGVRIRDWPGTAVRGLTEGFYGTPWTREQRLAQLDFMGRTKQNRYLYAPGDDLYRQARWREPYPADQRADFRALAARAKANHVTLAWAVSPGQAMCMSSDRDLRDLTRKIDAMWALGVRAFQLQFQDVSYSEWHCEQDAETFGRGPKAAAKAQARVANAVAAHLAGRHRGAEPLSLMPTEYFQDGTTAYRAALASGLDHRVQVAWTGVGVVPKTITGRDLAGAREAFGPHPLVTMDNYPVNDFAQDRIFLGPYTGRQPAVATGSAALLGNAMEQPAASRIPLFTAADYAWNPRAYRPHESWLAAIDDLAGGDVKARGALRALAGNDASSVLGADESAYLRPLMDDFWRARTTTDRARLDASARRLRAAFGVMREAPRRLAGSALDGEVRPWIEKLALYGEAGEAAVDMLRAQAHGDGAAAWRASRELTKLRKELRANGVTVGEGVLDPFLTRARMAYASWAGLDGGRASDGATARFGRERPLAAVTALTDPGAKGSVEVHMPGKGWRRVGALARSGFTELDLTRTDDGEGAKKHGEGVRADAVRVSLTDGTGTVRHVVPWYADAPEARLSLARTEADAEIGGEPREVTAKLRSLRPGSLRGQVEARAPKGIEVRVPARTTLPRGTEVEVPVEISVAAGTRAGTYEIPVSFGDETRTVSVRAYPRTAGPDLARGAKASSSGDETRDFPASAANDGDPSTRWSSPAEDGAWWQVELAEPVRLGQVVLRWQDAYAAEYRVQTSADGRTWRTAATVRDGRGGREAIRMDARGTRYLRVQGDKRATRFGYSLWSVEAYAVADGQRPRG is encoded by the coding sequence ACCTCCCCGGACGGTGGCAGCGACGGCATCGGCTCCGGTGACCGTGGGAGCGGCGTCGCGCTGCCGTCCGTCTGGCCGCGCCCCCAGTCGATGGACGCCGCCGGGAGCGCCGTCACCGTGAGGGACGATGTCGTCCTCGTGACGCCGACCTACGACGGCCGAGGCGGCCGGGGCGACCGGAGCGACCGGAGCGGCACGCTCGGCGAGGACTCCGGCGACGCCTTCGACCCGTACGCCCTCGAAGCGCTCCGCGAAGTGCTGCACGACGCCGGTGCCCGCCGTGTCACCGAGGTGCGCGAAGGCGAGCCGCTGCCCATGGGCGGCGCCCTCGTCGTGCGCGTCGGCGGTCCCGGCGCCGAGCGGGCCCTGCGCGGCCTCGGCGCCGGTGAGCGCGGCGACCTGCCGTCGGGCGGGTACCGCCTGGCCGTCGGCCGCGTCGACGGGCGCGACACCGTCGCGCTCGCGGGAGCCGGCGAGGACGGCCTCTTCCACGGGGTGCAGACCCTGCGGCAGCTCACCGGCGGGGCGGGCCCGGCGAAGGGCGCCCGCACCCTGCCCGGCGTGCGGATCCGCGACTGGCCCGGCACCGCCGTGCGCGGACTGACCGAGGGGTTCTACGGCACCCCCTGGACCCGCGAGCAGCGCCTGGCCCAGCTCGACTTCATGGGCCGCACCAAGCAGAACCGCTACCTCTACGCCCCCGGCGACGACCTCTACCGCCAGGCCCGCTGGCGCGAGCCCTACCCGGCGGACCAGCGCGCGGACTTCCGGGCCCTCGCCGCCCGCGCGAAGGCCAACCACGTCACGCTGGCCTGGGCCGTCTCCCCCGGCCAGGCGATGTGCATGTCGTCCGACCGGGACCTCAGGGACCTCACCCGCAAGATCGACGCGATGTGGGCGCTCGGGGTGCGGGCCTTCCAGCTCCAGTTCCAGGACGTCAGCTACAGCGAGTGGCACTGCGAGCAGGACGCCGAGACGTTCGGCAGGGGTCCGAAGGCCGCCGCGAAGGCGCAGGCCAGGGTGGCCAACGCCGTCGCCGCGCACCTGGCCGGGCGCCACCGGGGCGCCGAGCCGCTCTCCCTGATGCCGACCGAGTACTTCCAGGACGGCACGACCGCGTACCGCGCGGCCCTCGCGTCCGGCCTGGACCACCGGGTGCAGGTGGCCTGGACCGGCGTCGGCGTGGTCCCCAAGACCATCACGGGACGCGACCTGGCGGGCGCCCGCGAGGCGTTCGGCCCGCACCCGCTGGTCACGATGGACAACTACCCGGTCAACGACTTCGCGCAGGACCGTATCTTCCTCGGCCCCTACACCGGCCGCCAGCCCGCCGTCGCCACCGGCTCGGCCGCCCTCCTCGGCAACGCCATGGAGCAGCCCGCCGCCTCCCGCATCCCGCTCTTCACGGCCGCGGACTACGCCTGGAACCCCCGCGCGTACCGCCCGCACGAGTCGTGGCTCGCCGCGATCGACGACCTCGCGGGCGGTGACGTGAAGGCGCGGGGCGCGCTGCGGGCGCTGGCGGGCAACGACGCCTCCTCCGTGCTCGGCGCCGACGAGTCGGCGTACCTGCGGCCCCTGATGGACGACTTCTGGCGTGCGCGCACGACGACGGACCGCGCCCGCCTGGACGCCTCCGCCCGGCGGCTGCGCGCGGCGTTCGGTGTGATGCGCGAGGCGCCGCGGCGGCTCGCGGGCAGCGCGCTCGACGGCGAGGTGCGCCCGTGGATCGAGAAGCTGGCGCTGTACGGCGAGGCCGGTGAGGCGGCCGTGGACATGCTGCGCGCGCAGGCCCACGGTGACGGCGCGGCCGCCTGGCGTGCCTCGCGTGAGCTGACGAAGCTCCGCAAGGAGCTGCGGGCCAATGGCGTCACCGTCGGCGAGGGCGTCCTCGACCCGTTCCTGACGCGGGCCCGTATGGCGTACGCGTCCTGGGCGGGGCTCGACGGCGGGCGGGCATCGGACGGCGCGACGGCGCGGTTCGGCCGTGAGCGTCCGCTCGCGGCGGTGACGGCGCTGACCGACCCGGGCGCCAAGGGCAGCGTCGAGGTGCACATGCCCGGCAAGGGATGGCGGCGCGTCGGGGCCCTCGCCAGGAGCGGCTTCACCGAGCTCGACCTCACCCGTACGGATGATGGTGAGGGCGCGAAGAAGCACGGCGAGGGCGTGCGCGCCGACGCCGTCCGCGTCTCCCTCACCGACGGCACGGGTACGGTGCGCCATGTCGTCCCCTGGTACGCCGACGCCCCCGAGGCCCGGCTCTCGCTGGCCCGCACCGAGGCCGACGCGGAGATCGGCGGGGAGCCCCGCGAGGTCACGGCGAAGCTGCGCTCCCTGCGGCCCGGCAGTCTGCGCGGGCAGGTCGAGGCCAGGGCGCCGAAGGGCATCGAGGTGCGGGTGCCGGCGCGGACCACGCTGCCGCGCGGCACGGAGGTGGAGGTGCCGGTCGAGATCAGCGTCGCCGCGGGCACGCGGGCGGGGACGTACGAGATCCCGGTGTCCTTCGGGGACGAGACGCGCACGGTGTCGGTCCGCGCCTATCCGCGCACGGCGGGCCCGGACCTGGCGCGCGGCGCGAAGGCCTCGTCGTCGGGCGACGAGACCAGGGACTTCCCGGCGTCGGCCGCGAACGACGGCGATCCGTCGACCCGCTGGTCCTCGCCCGCCGAGGACGGCGCGTGGTGGCAGGTGGAGCTGGCGGAGCCGGTGCGGCTCGGCCAGGTCGTGCTGCGCTGGCAGGACGCGTACGCGGCGGAGTACCGCGTGCAGACGTCGGCGGACGGCAGGACGTGGCGCACGGCCGCGACCGTGCGGGACGGCAGGGGCGGGCGCGAGGCGATCCGCATGGACGCGCGTGGGACGCGCTACCTCCGCGTCCAGGGCGACAAGCGCGCCACCCGCTTCGGCTACTCGCTCTGGTCGGTCGAGGCGTACGCGGTCGCCGACGGGCAGCGGCCGCGCGGCTAG
- a CDS encoding HNH endonuclease: protein MPHVLVLNASYEPLGVVPLRRALVLVLENKALCLEESGAFMHSATRTVPAPSVVRLKRFVRVPYRGPVPLTRRALFARDGGRCMYCGGVATSVDHVVPKSRGGQHAWENVVAACRRCNHVKADRHLMELGWRLRHKPAPPSGLAWRIIGTGHRDPRWLPYLQPFGADDAMARIDGISA from the coding sequence GTGCCGCACGTCCTGGTCCTCAACGCGTCGTACGAGCCCCTCGGCGTCGTACCGCTCCGCCGCGCGCTCGTCCTCGTCCTGGAGAACAAGGCTCTCTGCCTCGAGGAATCCGGCGCCTTCATGCACAGTGCGACTCGCACCGTCCCCGCACCCAGCGTGGTCCGCCTCAAGCGGTTCGTCCGGGTCCCTTATCGGGGGCCCGTTCCTCTGACCAGGCGGGCGCTGTTCGCCCGCGACGGCGGTCGGTGCATGTACTGCGGTGGCGTCGCAACCAGCGTCGACCACGTCGTTCCCAAGAGCCGGGGCGGACAGCACGCCTGGGAGAACGTGGTGGCCGCCTGCCGCCGCTGTAACCACGTCAAGGCCGACAGGCACCTCATGGAGCTCGGCTGGCGGCTGCGGCACAAGCCCGCGCCGCCCTCGGGCCTCGCGTGGCGCATCATCGGGACCGGACACAGGGATCCGCGCTGGCTGCCGTACTTGCAGCCGTTCGGCGCGGACGACGCGATGGCCCGGATCGATGGCATTTCCGCCTAG
- a CDS encoding mechanosensitive ion channel family protein has protein sequence MFLSVLSAAGTDPDDTSTPKPPTFEDAQESATNAASWVEQNWSTWLGIGLRIVLIVTIAVVLRILVRRAITKLIDRMNRTANAVDGTALGGLLVNVERRRQRSQAIGSVLRSVASFLILGTAALMILGAFEINLAPLLASAGVAGVAIGFGARNLVTDFLSGVFMILEDQYGVGDTIDAGVASGEVIEVGLRVTKLRGDNGEIWYVRNGEVKRIGNLSQGWSTAGVDVTVRPDEDLDQVKATLAEVGEAMAKDEPWNERLWGPVEILGLDSVLLDSMVIRVSAKTMPGKSLGVERELRWRIKRAFDEAGIRIVGGLPLQPEETPSGDPTAAMAPPSAYASTTSPQSLATAPITPPPNLSK, from the coding sequence GTGTTCTTGTCCGTCCTGTCGGCAGCCGGAACGGACCCGGACGACACGTCGACGCCGAAGCCGCCCACGTTCGAGGACGCCCAGGAGAGCGCCACGAACGCGGCGAGCTGGGTCGAGCAGAACTGGTCCACGTGGCTCGGCATCGGCCTGCGCATCGTGCTGATCGTCACGATCGCGGTCGTCCTGCGCATCCTGGTCCGGCGTGCCATCACCAAGCTCATAGACCGCATGAACCGCACCGCGAACGCCGTGGACGGCACGGCGCTCGGCGGCCTCCTGGTGAACGTGGAGCGCCGCCGCCAGCGCTCGCAGGCCATCGGGTCCGTACTCCGCTCGGTGGCGTCGTTCCTGATCCTCGGCACCGCGGCCCTGATGATCCTCGGCGCCTTCGAGATCAACCTCGCCCCGCTGCTGGCCTCGGCGGGTGTGGCGGGCGTGGCGATCGGTTTCGGCGCCCGCAACCTCGTCACGGACTTCCTCTCCGGTGTCTTCATGATCCTGGAGGACCAGTACGGGGTGGGCGACACGATCGACGCGGGCGTCGCCTCCGGCGAGGTGATCGAGGTGGGCCTGCGCGTGACGAAGCTGCGGGGTGACAACGGCGAGATCTGGTACGTCCGCAACGGCGAGGTCAAGCGCATCGGCAACCTCTCGCAGGGCTGGTCCACGGCGGGCGTCGACGTGACGGTCCGCCCGGACGAGGACCTCGACCAGGTGAAGGCGACGCTGGCGGAGGTCGGCGAGGCCATGGCCAAGGACGAGCCGTGGAACGAGCGCCTGTGGGGCCCGGTGGAGATCCTCGGCCTGGACAGCGTCCTCCTGGACTCCATGGTGATCCGCGTCTCGGCGAAGACGATGCCGGGCAAGTCCCTGGGCGTCGAGCGCGAGCTGCGCTGGCGCATCAAGCGGGCCTTCGACGAGGCGGGCATCCGCATCGTGGGCGGCCTGCCCCTCCAGCCGGAGGAGACCCCGTCCGGCGACCCCACGGCGGCCATGGCACCCCCGTCCGCGTACGCCTCGACGACCTCCCCGCAGTCCCTGGCGACGGCCCCGATAACCCCGCCGCCGAACCTGTCGAAGTAG
- a CDS encoding Uma2 family endonuclease, with protein MSADPITEPSMLPQQDPIDLLIAFEEASEVPIRPEYFEGMGIVPPQPDDEHNHEAAELYFQLRSAGIRLAGFGNGYRVGPRGGRTTALVIPDFYVRRRRPSELDESYRKAHKGWYSIELLALVGEVTSSNHETDTGPKYRTYAAAGVPVYVLLHRQEGKAYAYSDPVQEEDPAKAHYATKVEVELGHPLPLPEPYPKLDTAFLVEE; from the coding sequence ATGAGCGCCGATCCCATCACGGAGCCGAGCATGCTGCCGCAGCAGGACCCCATCGATCTACTGATCGCGTTCGAAGAGGCATCCGAGGTGCCGATTCGTCCCGAGTACTTCGAGGGGATGGGCATCGTGCCACCACAGCCCGACGACGAACACAACCACGAGGCCGCCGAGCTGTACTTCCAGCTCCGCTCGGCCGGCATTCGTCTGGCCGGCTTCGGCAACGGCTACCGCGTCGGCCCCAGGGGGGGCCGTACCACGGCCCTCGTCATTCCCGACTTCTACGTGCGCCGCCGCAGGCCGTCGGAGCTCGACGAGTCGTACCGCAAGGCCCACAAGGGCTGGTACTCCATCGAACTGCTCGCCCTCGTGGGCGAGGTCACCTCCAGCAACCACGAGACCGACACCGGCCCGAAGTACCGCACCTACGCCGCCGCGGGCGTCCCCGTCTACGTACTGCTCCACCGCCAGGAGGGCAAGGCGTACGCCTACTCCGACCCGGTCCAGGAGGAGGATCCCGCCAAGGCCCACTACGCCACCAAGGTCGAGGTCGAGCTGGGCCACCCGCTGCCGCTCCCCGAGCCCTACCCGAAGCTCGACACGGCGTTCCTCGTGGAGGAGTAG